The Thermosynechococcus sp. genome has a segment encoding these proteins:
- a CDS encoding methylenetetrahydrofolate reductase, whose protein sequence is MSVSRFQAACEQGEFLITAEVCPPKGRDASTMLRQAAHLKGRVHAVNVTDGSRAVLRMSSWAAAYLLQQQGFEPICQIACRDRNRIALQADLMGIAALGLRNILALTGDPVKAGDHPQAKPVFDLESVRLLRVIGQLNQGVDSEDRPLADGATHFFAGAAVDPQSASWSGLQQRFERKLAAGAQFFQTQLITDFERLAKFMDQIAAGCGRPILAGIFLLKSAKNALFINRAVPGASIPQHIIDRLAAAPDPLDEGITIAAEQVQQARQLCQGVHLMAVRREDLIPEILNRAGIPPLSASPAPLAKRPHSP, encoded by the coding sequence TTGTCAGTCTCGCGTTTTCAAGCTGCCTGTGAGCAGGGTGAGTTTCTCATTACCGCCGAGGTGTGTCCCCCCAAGGGTAGGGATGCCAGTACAATGTTGCGCCAAGCAGCCCATCTGAAGGGGAGAGTTCATGCGGTCAATGTCACCGATGGCAGTCGCGCTGTGCTGCGGATGAGTTCTTGGGCAGCCGCCTATTTGTTGCAACAGCAGGGGTTTGAGCCCATTTGTCAAATAGCTTGTCGCGATCGCAACCGCATTGCTCTGCAAGCGGATCTCATGGGCATTGCCGCCCTTGGCTTACGCAATATTTTGGCACTTACGGGCGACCCCGTGAAAGCTGGGGATCATCCCCAAGCCAAGCCCGTCTTTGATTTGGAATCTGTCCGTCTATTGCGCGTCATTGGCCAACTCAATCAAGGGGTGGATAGCGAAGATCGCCCCCTAGCCGATGGAGCGACACATTTCTTTGCCGGTGCTGCCGTGGATCCCCAGTCTGCCAGTTGGTCGGGGCTGCAACAACGGTTTGAGCGTAAATTGGCAGCGGGCGCTCAGTTTTTCCAAACGCAGCTGATTACGGACTTTGAGCGGCTAGCCAAGTTTATGGATCAGATTGCCGCGGGTTGTGGTCGGCCAATTCTTGCGGGAATTTTTCTTCTTAAGTCCGCTAAAAATGCCCTATTTATCAATCGGGCGGTGCCGGGGGCTTCGATTCCCCAGCACATTATTGATCGGTTGGCGGCAGCGCCTGATCCCCTCGATGAAGGAATAACCATTGCGGCTGAGCAAGTCCAACAAGCACGGCAGTTGTGTCAGGGGGTGCACTTAATGGCGGTGCGCCGTGAGGATTTGATTCCCGAAATTCTCAACCGTGCGGGGATTCCCCCCCTTAGCGCGTCACCTGCACCCCTCGCCAAAAGGCCACATAGCCCTTGA
- the glmM gene encoding phosphoglucosamine mutase, with translation MTGQQPIRFGTDGIRGRAGELLTPNLALSLGYWVGEVLRQTTDAPQRPFIIGQDSRNSSDVLATALAAGLTAAGFEVWQVGLCPTPCIAYLTATTEAIGGAMISASHNPPADNGIKIFGSDGSKLSPDLQKAIEAHLNAGLSLPHTERWGHLHHRPELLQRYRHAVQAPLQDRQPLRGLRVVLDLAWGSAVAVAPTVFHALGAEVIALHDRADGNRINVNCGSTHLEPLQQAVRETHAAMGFAFDGDADRVLAVDSQGRVVDGDHILYFWGQKLQLQAQLPKDLIVATVMSNLGFERAWQARGGQLVRAAVGDQYVHAEMLRHGAMLGGEQSGHILCRHYGVGGDGLLTAVHLATLVQDSRLSLAQLRDQSFRAYPQILRNVRVEDRQRRLRWQECEPLQQMIAKAQRDMGDRGRVLVRASGTEPVIRVMVEAEQQNIADYWTEILVQTVSAHLAA, from the coding sequence ATGACTGGGCAGCAGCCGATTCGGTTTGGAACCGATGGCATTCGCGGACGGGCGGGAGAGTTGCTAACCCCCAACTTGGCCTTGAGCTTGGGATACTGGGTGGGCGAAGTCCTGCGGCAAACGACGGATGCACCCCAGCGCCCCTTTATCATTGGTCAAGACTCCCGCAACTCCAGCGATGTGTTGGCCACAGCCTTGGCCGCAGGGTTAACTGCCGCTGGTTTTGAGGTATGGCAGGTGGGCCTGTGTCCGACCCCTTGTATTGCCTACCTAACCGCCACCACAGAAGCTATTGGTGGTGCTATGATTTCCGCCAGTCACAATCCCCCTGCCGATAATGGCATTAAAATTTTTGGCAGTGATGGCAGCAAACTGAGCCCTGATCTGCAAAAAGCAATTGAAGCCCACTTAAATGCTGGCCTATCGCTCCCCCATACCGAGCGTTGGGGACATTTGCATCATCGCCCCGAACTGCTCCAGCGCTATCGCCATGCGGTGCAGGCCCCCCTTCAGGATCGTCAACCCCTGCGAGGACTGCGGGTGGTCTTGGATTTGGCCTGGGGGTCTGCGGTGGCGGTGGCACCTACGGTCTTCCATGCCCTAGGGGCTGAGGTGATTGCTCTCCACGATCGCGCCGATGGAAATCGGATTAATGTCAACTGTGGCTCTACCCATCTGGAACCCTTGCAGCAGGCTGTCCGTGAAACCCATGCCGCTATGGGATTTGCTTTTGATGGCGATGCCGATCGCGTGCTGGCGGTGGATAGTCAAGGACGGGTGGTGGATGGCGATCACATTCTCTATTTCTGGGGCCAAAAACTCCAGTTGCAGGCGCAACTGCCCAAGGATTTAATTGTGGCCACTGTGATGTCGAATCTAGGCTTTGAGCGGGCTTGGCAAGCGCGGGGTGGACAACTGGTACGGGCGGCGGTGGGCGATCAATACGTCCATGCAGAAATGTTGCGCCACGGTGCCATGCTGGGGGGAGAACAGTCGGGACACATCCTCTGCCGCCACTATGGTGTGGGGGGGGATGGCCTGCTCACGGCAGTTCACTTAGCGACCTTGGTGCAGGATTCCCGCCTCTCCTTAGCCCAGTTGCGGGACCAAAGTTTTAGGGCATATCCCCAAATTCTCCGCAATGTCCGGGTTGAGGATCGCCAGCGGCGGCTTCGCTGGCAGGAGTGTGAACCTCTACAACAAATGATTGCCAAAGCACAACGGGATATGGGCGATCGCGGGCGAGTCTTGGTGCGTGCCTCCGGTACAGAACCGGTTATCCGCGTCATGGTGGAAGCAGAACAGCAGAATATTGCTGATTATTGGACGGAGATACTCGTGCAGACGGTGAGTGCCCATTTGGCCGCCTAG
- the rfaE1 gene encoding D-glycero-beta-D-manno-heptose-7-phosphate kinase, giving the protein MLPPDLRQQLQSCQGRLLHLLQSFSSARVLVVGDLTLDEFLTGQVERLSREAPVLILRHEFTRQVPGGGANAIYNLAKLGAQVQAVGLVGTDPQGEALCGIFQEAGIDTRGILKDSDRPTVTKTRIAGHARQSVTQQIVRVDRKSDDLPSPALQEALATFIREQLGTADAVVCSDYGDGVFTPPVIAAALEHKRTIVDTQRDLARYRGAFLFTPNLPEAEAAVGYPIRTEAEVLQAGEDLLDLTGAKYMLITRGDAGMSLFSREAAPYHLPAFNRTEVFDVTGAGDTVVAALTLALVAGASLWEAAVLGNLAASLVVRQFGTATTSTAEMAAALHSLLED; this is encoded by the coding sequence ATGTTACCACCCGACCTGCGCCAGCAATTGCAATCTTGCCAAGGGCGACTCCTACACCTTTTGCAGTCCTTTTCTTCAGCAAGGGTACTAGTAGTGGGGGATCTCACCCTCGATGAATTCCTTACAGGGCAAGTGGAGCGCCTCTCGCGGGAAGCCCCTGTTTTGATTTTGCGCCATGAGTTTACCCGCCAAGTCCCCGGCGGCGGTGCCAACGCCATCTACAATTTGGCCAAGTTGGGCGCTCAGGTCCAGGCCGTTGGTCTTGTGGGTACAGATCCCCAGGGAGAGGCACTCTGTGGCATTTTTCAGGAGGCAGGGATTGATACGCGGGGCATCTTGAAGGATAGCGATCGCCCCACAGTGACAAAAACGCGCATTGCAGGCCATGCTCGCCAGTCGGTGACCCAGCAAATTGTCCGCGTCGATCGCAAATCCGATGATCTCCCCTCGCCGGCCCTTCAGGAAGCCCTAGCTACCTTCATTCGCGAGCAGCTCGGAACTGCCGATGCAGTAGTTTGCTCCGACTATGGGGATGGTGTCTTTACGCCCCCCGTAATTGCCGCTGCCTTAGAGCATAAGCGCACGATTGTGGATACCCAACGGGATTTAGCCCGTTATCGCGGTGCTTTCCTGTTTACACCGAACCTGCCAGAAGCAGAGGCAGCGGTGGGCTACCCGATTCGGACGGAGGCGGAGGTCCTGCAAGCGGGGGAAGACCTGCTGGATTTGACAGGGGCTAAATATATGCTAATTACACGGGGGGATGCTGGTATGAGTCTCTTTAGCCGGGAGGCAGCGCCCTATCATTTGCCCGCCTTTAACCGCACGGAGGTCTTTGATGTGACGGGGGCAGGCGATACCGTTGTGGCTGCTTTAACCCTTGCCCTTGTGGCGGGTGCTAGTCTTTGGGAGGCGGCAGTTTTAGGCAATTTAGCCGCCAGTCTTGTCGTACGTCAGTTTGGTACAGCCACCACATCCACCGCAGAGATGGCGGCAGCCCTTCACTCTTTGCTCGAAGATTAG
- a CDS encoding N-acetylmuramoyl-L-alanine amidase, giving the protein MVASLQPARAEGSLQVVYPPREYTTSAPRIFFIGTAPPSVAVTLNGQVIGDRSPAGHFAPSIPLQPGLNRITLQAGEQRLEFAITRTVPEIPTSLQPLEPTADLVRLPNDIVCFTAAAPGDRAVEVQVGQRILPLEPLPPQVQLPSNLAALVNQAHLTTPSPPLYRNCLQLTQVGDYGPIQWRFASQRQLGARIRVAEPTHLPVVEVNRSLGGVARTGPSTDYSRLTPLPVGTRARVRGQTGDWLHLDYGGWIRADEVRFLASALPTTATIRSITSRQRAGWTELSFPLDVPVPIAIQQGDRQFTLTLYNTIPQTDIIHLDADPVIQRLDWSPLDQQRVEYRLTLHHRQQWGYRVAYEGKRLLLQLRHPPHLQRGTQPLRGIKILVDPGHGGPEDLGARGPDGTPEKVVTLTLAKKLAPELERLGATVILTRTEDIDLDLPDRSLAIEAAQPTLALSLHYNALPDAGDARHTQGIGAFWYHPQSHDLAVFLESYLTQRLRRQQYGVFWNNLALTRPTIAPAVLLELGFMIHPEEFEWIVNPQAQGELARTLAQGILEWLQQATRH; this is encoded by the coding sequence ATGGTGGCTTCACTCCAGCCAGCAAGAGCAGAGGGTTCCCTACAAGTGGTTTATCCGCCGCGGGAGTACACCACCAGTGCCCCCCGGATTTTCTTTATTGGTACAGCCCCGCCCTCGGTCGCAGTGACACTCAATGGTCAAGTGATTGGCGATCGCTCGCCAGCGGGACACTTTGCCCCCAGTATTCCTCTGCAACCCGGCTTGAATCGCATCACTCTCCAAGCGGGGGAGCAACGCCTTGAGTTTGCCATTACCCGCACTGTGCCAGAAATACCGACTAGCCTACAACCCCTAGAGCCAACAGCTGATTTAGTGCGGCTGCCCAATGACATTGTTTGCTTTACCGCTGCTGCCCCCGGCGATCGCGCCGTTGAAGTTCAAGTGGGTCAGCGCATTCTGCCCCTAGAACCCCTACCCCCCCAAGTGCAATTGCCCTCTAATCTCGCTGCATTAGTGAATCAAGCGCATCTGACGACCCCTAGCCCACCTCTGTACCGCAATTGCCTGCAATTGACCCAGGTGGGGGACTATGGCCCCATTCAGTGGCGATTTGCAAGCCAGCGCCAACTGGGTGCCCGCATTCGTGTGGCTGAGCCGACCCACTTACCCGTTGTTGAAGTCAACCGCTCCCTTGGGGGCGTAGCACGTACTGGGCCGAGCACTGATTATTCACGGCTGACGCCCCTGCCAGTGGGAACGCGAGCACGGGTGCGAGGACAAACGGGGGATTGGCTGCATCTGGACTATGGGGGTTGGATCCGCGCCGATGAAGTGCGCTTCCTTGCCAGTGCTCTGCCGACAACAGCCACCATTCGCAGTATTACCAGTCGTCAGCGGGCGGGTTGGACAGAACTCAGCTTTCCTTTAGATGTGCCGGTGCCAATTGCTATTCAGCAGGGCGATCGCCAGTTCACGCTGACGCTCTACAACACAATTCCCCAAACCGACATCATTCACCTCGATGCTGATCCCGTCATCCAGCGCCTTGATTGGTCCCCCCTTGATCAACAACGGGTGGAGTATCGGTTGACGCTTCATCATCGCCAACAGTGGGGCTATCGCGTCGCCTATGAGGGGAAGCGGCTGCTGCTGCAACTGCGCCATCCACCCCACCTCCAACGGGGCACACAACCCCTACGGGGGATTAAAATCCTCGTCGATCCTGGCCATGGCGGGCCTGAGGATCTGGGGGCACGGGGTCCCGATGGTACCCCAGAGAAGGTCGTCACATTAACACTGGCAAAAAAACTGGCACCTGAGCTAGAACGCCTTGGGGCAACGGTCATTTTAACGCGCACAGAGGATATTGACCTGGACCTGCCTGATCGCAGTCTCGCCATTGAAGCAGCCCAACCTACCCTTGCCCTTAGCTTGCACTACAATGCTCTTCCCGATGCTGGCGATGCCCGCCATACCCAAGGGATTGGCGCCTTTTGGTATCACCCTCAAAGCCATGACCTTGCGGTTTTCCTAGAGAGTTACTTAACGCAGCGACTGCGGCGGCAGCAGTACGGTGTATTTTGGAATAACCTTGCCCTGACTCGTCCGACAATTGCCCCCGCAGTGTTGCTAGAACTGGGCTTCATGATTCACCCCGAAGAGTTTGAGTGGATTGTTAACCCCCAAGCCCAAGGTGAGCTTGCCCGCACCCTTGCCCAAGGCATTCTTGAATGGTTGCAGCAGGCGACGCGGCACTAA
- a CDS encoding replication restart DNA helicase PriA, whose product MVTMQTIHCPHCGKLALRQRYGSVSHTHCPHCDYVLTMCDRTGRVLEAYTPEITHVGQYGANLTCTIERTKALC is encoded by the coding sequence ATGGTTACCATGCAAACGATTCACTGTCCTCACTGTGGTAAATTAGCTCTCCGCCAGCGCTATGGTTCCGTGAGTCACACCCACTGTCCCCACTGTGATTACGTCCTAACGATGTGCGATCGCACGGGACGGGTGCTAGAGGCCTATACGCCGGAAATTACCCATGTCGGTCAGTATGGCGCCAATCTCACCTGCACCATAGAGCGGACAAAGGCACTTTGCTAG
- a CDS encoding anion transporter codes for MWRSLLQLLILALSYGALALGGVPGLRMNRATIALVSAALLIALGAIDLPTAWQAIDPQTIVFLLSMMIVNAYLGLSGFFQIAMVTVVRFSGSPLGLLVFLTVATGILSAVFLNDTLALVTTPLTLRITHVLGLNPVPYLLAIAGATNIGSVATLSGNPQNILVGSFSELGYLPFAQVMVPIAGLGLGLQVVWLGWLYPEVRSRQPFTLATLQAAPVQKGLLHKTLVVSGLMFLAFLLGFPLAESSLLAAAALLVTRRLKPERVLAQVDWSLLVLFAGLFILTRCMQNLDLLGILRPWVNQPLALVVITALLSNLISNVPTVLLLAQFIPKTADQLWYLLAATSTLAGNLTLFGAVANLITVEAAASSGQRLSFWQHLRFGAPLTVFTLAIATAWILSRT; via the coding sequence GTGTGGCGGTCTCTGCTGCAACTTCTAATTCTCGCCCTCAGCTACGGTGCCTTAGCCCTGGGGGGGGTGCCGGGGCTACGCATGAATCGCGCCACGATCGCCCTGGTGAGTGCGGCGCTTTTGATTGCCCTAGGGGCGATTGATCTACCCACTGCATGGCAAGCCATTGATCCCCAAACCATCGTGTTTTTGCTCAGCATGATGATTGTGAATGCCTATCTCGGCTTGAGCGGCTTTTTTCAAATAGCGATGGTGACCGTGGTGCGCTTTAGTGGCAGTCCCTTGGGGTTGCTGGTGTTTCTCACCGTGGCGACGGGAATCCTATCGGCGGTCTTTCTGAACGATACCCTTGCCCTTGTAACGACGCCTTTAACCCTGCGCATTACCCATGTCTTGGGTTTGAATCCAGTACCCTACCTGCTGGCGATCGCAGGGGCAACCAATATCGGCTCTGTAGCCACCCTTAGCGGCAATCCCCAAAATATTCTCGTGGGATCATTTTCCGAGTTGGGGTACCTGCCGTTTGCCCAAGTGATGGTACCCATTGCCGGACTGGGGCTAGGTCTGCAAGTGGTTTGGTTGGGTTGGCTCTATCCGGAGGTGCGATCGCGCCAACCCTTTACATTAGCGACGCTCCAAGCAGCGCCGGTGCAAAAAGGGTTACTCCACAAGACATTAGTTGTTTCTGGGCTGATGTTTTTGGCTTTTCTGCTGGGCTTTCCCTTAGCAGAATCCTCTCTATTGGCAGCAGCGGCTTTACTGGTGACCCGCCGTCTCAAGCCAGAGCGGGTGCTTGCTCAGGTGGATTGGTCACTATTGGTGCTGTTTGCGGGTCTGTTTATCCTTACCCGCTGTATGCAAAACCTTGATTTACTGGGCATTTTGCGCCCTTGGGTGAATCAGCCCTTGGCCCTTGTGGTGATTACAGCACTGCTGTCGAATTTGATCTCCAACGTGCCGACAGTGCTGCTATTAGCGCAGTTTATCCCCAAAACTGCCGATCAACTCTGGTACCTCCTGGCAGCTACGAGTACCCTCGCGGGGAATCTCACCCTTTTTGGTGCTGTGGCTAATTTAATTACAGTTGAGGCGGCTGCTAGCTCCGGGCAGCGGCTTTCCTTTTGGCAGCACTTGCGCTTTGGTGCGCCACTCACGGTGTTCACGCTGGCGATCGCCACCGCTTGGATTCTCAGTCGAACCTAG
- a CDS encoding DUF3155 domain-containing protein produces the protein MARRRKRKSRRRLEGRKILECVPQYSIESGEDKPVTAARKFIQAKGITPPALVLVKRNEHTTDRYFWAEKGLFGAQYVEENHFLFPSLRELAEEKMAATTR, from the coding sequence TTGGCCAGAAGACGGAAGCGGAAGAGCCGGCGGCGTCTCGAAGGGCGCAAAATCCTTGAGTGCGTACCTCAATATAGCATCGAAAGTGGCGAAGATAAACCCGTGACAGCGGCGCGAAAATTTATTCAAGCTAAGGGGATCACCCCGCCCGCTTTAGTTCTTGTTAAGCGGAATGAGCACACCACCGATCGCTACTTCTGGGCAGAAAAGGGCTTGTTTGGTGCGCAGTACGTTGAAGAAAACCACTTTTTATTCCCTAGCCTAAGGGAACTGGCAGAAGAGAAAATGGCAGCCACTACCCGTTAG
- a CDS encoding transglutaminase family protein has translation MQYRICHQTTYTYSAAVALAPHDLRLIPRSEGHQRLRSLSLQILPTPQGHSSVLDVHGNHIQRYWWLPQPTASLMIQVTSEVETYCNNPFNYLLESWAITLPFNYPQRLATSLHPYLSLPVDPVAYELAWQVLASGDRHVLTFLSDLNNKIYRTCQHQIRETGAPWPPCVTWAKQMGSCRDMAVLFIHACRAVGLAARFVSGYQEGDLDNPERHLHAWVEVYLPGAGWRGYDPTHGLAVSDRHIALVAAADPADAAPIEGALRGQGVTSTMTYQLQIQRLS, from the coding sequence ATGCAATACCGCATTTGTCATCAAACCACCTACACCTACAGCGCTGCCGTTGCCCTTGCCCCCCACGATTTGCGCTTGATTCCCCGCAGTGAGGGCCACCAACGCCTGCGATCGCTCTCCCTCCAAATTTTACCGACTCCCCAAGGTCACAGTTCTGTCCTCGATGTCCATGGCAATCACATTCAGCGCTACTGGTGGTTACCGCAGCCCACCGCTTCCCTCATGATTCAGGTCACTTCTGAAGTAGAAACCTATTGCAACAACCCCTTTAATTATTTGCTCGAATCATGGGCAATCACACTCCCTTTTAACTATCCGCAGCGGCTGGCCACTAGCCTGCATCCCTATCTGTCACTGCCAGTGGATCCGGTTGCCTATGAACTGGCTTGGCAAGTTTTAGCCAGTGGCGATCGCCATGTCCTCACATTTCTCAGCGACCTTAATAACAAAATTTACCGTACTTGTCAGCACCAAATTCGTGAAACCGGTGCCCCTTGGCCCCCCTGTGTCACTTGGGCAAAACAAATGGGTTCCTGTCGCGATATGGCAGTCCTGTTTATCCATGCCTGTCGGGCGGTGGGCCTAGCGGCGCGGTTTGTCAGTGGCTATCAGGAAGGAGACTTGGATAATCCTGAACGGCACCTCCATGCTTGGGTGGAAGTGTATTTGCCGGGGGCAGGCTGGCGGGGCTATGATCCCACCCACGGCCTAGCGGTGAGCGATCGCCACATTGCCCTTGTGGCTGCAGCTGATCCGGCGGATGCTGCCCCCATTGAAGGTGCCCTACGGGGACAGGGGGTCACCTCAACCATGACCTATCAACTACAGATTCAGCGCCTCTCCTAG
- the cax gene encoding calcium/proton exchanger — protein MRRLVSVVFLVFIPLSVAAEKLEWGAVTVFILAALAIVPLAIWLSTATEEVALATGPTIGGLLNALFGNATELIIAIVALRAGLVDIVKASITGTLMANLLLVMGLSMLLGGIRYKEQSFAPVVARVNASSMTVAIAAMLLPAMVIYTSNRVPPSAISQMSVVAAIILILVYGLTLLFSLKTHSYLYDVSKVELGDEEGHHEKPNLPLWITVLIIATIGVAFESEIFVGAVEEATAGLGLTPLFTGVILLPLVGGAAEYVTAVAVALKNNMDLSVSIALGSSLLVALLVAPILVLIGQFIGQPMDLNFSLFEVVTVIIAVVIANVISLDGRSNWLEGALLLATYGILGTAFFFHT, from the coding sequence ATGAGGCGACTGGTTTCCGTTGTTTTTTTAGTCTTTATTCCCCTTTCCGTTGCTGCGGAAAAACTGGAATGGGGCGCTGTCACCGTCTTTATTTTGGCAGCACTCGCGATCGTGCCCTTGGCGATTTGGTTGAGCACCGCCACAGAGGAGGTGGCCCTGGCCACGGGTCCGACGATCGGTGGCCTCTTGAATGCCCTCTTTGGCAATGCCACGGAACTCATTATTGCCATTGTGGCGCTGCGAGCGGGTTTAGTGGATATTGTCAAAGCCAGTATTACGGGAACCCTGATGGCGAACCTTTTGCTGGTGATGGGGCTATCTATGCTGCTGGGGGGCATTCGCTACAAGGAACAATCCTTTGCCCCAGTGGTGGCACGGGTGAATGCTTCCTCGATGACGGTGGCGATCGCCGCCATGCTTTTACCAGCAATGGTAATTTACACCTCCAATAGAGTGCCGCCAAGCGCAATTTCCCAAATGTCAGTCGTGGCAGCCATCATTCTAATTCTGGTTTATGGGCTCACATTACTCTTTTCCCTGAAAACCCACAGCTATCTTTACGATGTTAGTAAGGTAGAACTAGGGGACGAGGAAGGACACCACGAAAAGCCCAACCTACCCCTTTGGATCACTGTTCTTATCATTGCCACCATTGGGGTGGCCTTTGAGTCAGAAATCTTTGTTGGTGCTGTCGAGGAGGCAACGGCGGGACTGGGTTTGACGCCCCTATTTACTGGGGTCATCCTCTTGCCATTGGTGGGCGGTGCAGCGGAATATGTGACTGCTGTGGCGGTTGCCCTGAAAAACAATATGGACCTGTCCGTTTCCATTGCCTTGGGGTCATCCCTCTTGGTGGCGCTTTTGGTGGCACCTATTCTTGTGCTCATTGGCCAGTTCATTGGTCAGCCGATGGATTTGAACTTTAGCCTTTTTGAGGTGGTGACGGTGATTATTGCGGTTGTCATTGCCAATGTGATTAGCCTAGATGGCCGCTCCAACTGGCTAGAGGGAGCGCTGCTTTTGGCCACCTATGGGATTCTCGGCACCGCCTTTTTCTTCCATACCTAG
- a CDS encoding DUF3084 domain-containing protein: MAGYVLVLAVIILGGAIATVGDRLGSKVGKARLSWFNLRPRQTAVLITILTGSLISASTLAILFALSRELRDGVLRIDTIRRQQAAAEQELTETRAQKDKIEAELAQSQIELAKIRQRLSQTNQILAQAVNRQTLTEAELKQLQDRYTQAQKNLENFEAQGARLRQEIQRLQRERQAIQSRLEDVAGQKAALETAIRTAQQRLADVEAQKDRLQAEIERIQDQLALANQQQQVLRNQQRSLQQEIAALEASRQRLEENVSILLLGLRRGTIAIRTGQVLASAVIQNVKDPAQATQVIEELLREARRNAIVLNSPQNLKPTDQVIQITTEDVQRLRSQISDGQPYVVRILAAANYLQGESNILVVPQVARNQQVFREGENLATISLDPSQMTDEQILQRLDQLFTVSNQRAIASGVLPDPVTGTVGSFRQIELVKFVLDLKDHQGTVDISAVTPTSVYTAGPLTLSLVARQNQRVILRSG; the protein is encoded by the coding sequence ATGGCTGGGTATGTTCTGGTCTTGGCGGTGATTATTCTGGGGGGCGCGATCGCAACCGTGGGCGATCGCCTTGGCTCAAAAGTGGGCAAAGCTCGCTTGAGTTGGTTTAATTTGCGACCACGACAGACCGCTGTTCTGATTACTATTCTCACGGGGAGCTTAATTTCTGCCTCCACTTTGGCCATCCTCTTTGCCCTCAGTCGTGAATTGCGCGATGGCGTCCTGCGCATTGATACGATTCGCCGTCAACAGGCGGCTGCTGAACAGGAACTGACGGAAACCCGTGCCCAAAAGGACAAAATTGAAGCGGAACTGGCACAATCGCAAATTGAACTGGCCAAAATTCGCCAACGCCTCAGTCAAACGAACCAAATTCTGGCGCAGGCGGTCAATCGTCAAACCCTTACAGAAGCAGAACTCAAGCAACTGCAAGACCGCTACACCCAAGCCCAAAAAAACCTCGAGAACTTTGAAGCCCAAGGGGCACGCCTGCGGCAAGAAATCCAGCGCCTGCAACGGGAGCGACAAGCCATCCAAAGCCGCCTCGAGGATGTGGCTGGGCAAAAAGCAGCCCTCGAAACCGCCATTCGCACGGCTCAACAACGCCTTGCTGACGTTGAAGCCCAAAAGGATCGCCTCCAAGCAGAGATTGAGCGCATTCAGGATCAACTGGCCCTGGCCAATCAGCAGCAGCAGGTGTTGCGGAATCAACAGCGCAGTCTGCAGCAGGAAATTGCTGCCCTTGAGGCCAGTCGCCAACGCCTTGAAGAAAACGTGAGCATCCTGCTGTTGGGACTACGGCGGGGGACGATCGCCATTCGCACGGGGCAAGTTTTGGCCTCTGCGGTGATTCAAAATGTCAAAGATCCGGCTCAAGCCACCCAAGTCATTGAGGAACTCCTGCGGGAAGCGCGACGGAATGCCATTGTCCTCAATAGTCCCCAGAACCTCAAGCCGACGGATCAGGTGATTCAAATCACCACCGAAGATGTGCAGCGCCTGCGCAGCCAAATTAGTGATGGCCAACCCTATGTGGTGCGCATTTTAGCAGCGGCCAATTATCTACAGGGGGAAAGCAATATTCTTGTGGTACCCCAAGTGGCGCGCAATCAGCAGGTTTTCCGCGAGGGTGAGAATCTGGCCACCATCTCTTTGGATCCCAGCCAGATGACCGATGAGCAGATCTTGCAACGTTTGGATCAGTTATTTACGGTAAGTAATCAACGGGCGATCGCCTCCGGCGTGCTCCCCGATCCCGTCACTGGCACTGTTGGCTCGTTTCGCCAAATTGAACTGGTGAAATTTGTCCTTGACCTCAAAGATCACCAAGGGACGGTTGATATTAGTGCCGTCACTCCCACCTCGGTTTATACCGCTGGCCCGCTCACCCTCTCCCTTGTCGCCCGCCAAAATCAGCGGGTGATCCTCCGCAGTGGCTAG